From Penicillium digitatum chromosome 5, complete sequence, one genomic window encodes:
- a CDS encoding Transcription factor, translating to MSTRITKRKRARKACIPCHQRKRKCDGEFPCGTCTTYEYNCSYTGDDTSGILGDGIHAPLQAERVTIGGSSIGNQTAATLRSPDRLSYVARDPRGVDGSSTQSHTVAAGAATTTSAGIFDEQKSRYAGASAAMVFPHILSVALGSDSPPKMHSFAYNFGIRPEEASNAHGSLRKLISEDDLGFFSGVYFSAMAPIADYMDPRIYAQRCRDYYQGSGSNAVAFGAVAAGVAALGSFLSPNSHPRESNLVQYAKAILDDPSSMRMLSIDHIIAWGMRVFYLRATTRPNNAWVASCTAMHLCEAVGLHDEENIQKMASTAGAAILGHDADRLRRIFWISWAGHNMLSYEYDRSSVLFRAVTCQAILPTSGSVADQFVQMAQIIPAPNSPFHLEFQPSIPREELSERLRALDRLHFTHPFLVVTKADLAFCFYRRIYQLKMGISDEIIQLVIENGNAAVEAAEQLANQGHLFWNLIGSVFQYTCVLLAIDAPAASVHIAAAFKGLENLVYAADTGLTRKALSMAQHLLSLSMAKKRKELAQMEAVEASYKSLQAQPESEAIATVQDMGWGEDWDQFLIEPYLSMLGPDMQLAQGQLNMY from the coding sequence ATGTCGACGAGAATCACCAAGCGAAAACGTGCGAGGAAGGCATGCATCCCTTgccaccagcgcaagcgaaAATGCGACGGCGAGTTTCCCTGTGGCACGTGCACCACCTACGAATATAACTGCAGTTACACTGGGGACGACACCAGTGGCATTTTGGGAGACGGCATCCACGCTCCACTCCAAGCCGAGCGCGTCACCATCGGCGGAAGTAGCATAGGGAACCAGACTGCCGCCACATTGCGGAGTCCGGACCGCCTGTCTTATGTAGCGCGAGATCCCCGCGGGGTCGACGGCTCGTCGACGCAGAGTCATACTGTCGCAGCCGGCGCAGCCACCACCACGTCCGCCGGCATCTTCGACGAGCAAAAGTCTAGATACGCTGGGGCATCTGCGGCCATGGTATTCCCGCACATTCTGAGCGTGGCTCTTGGCTCTGACAGCCCTCCCAAAATGCACTCTTTCGCCTACAACTTTGGCATCCGCCCCGAGGAGGCTTCTAACGCTCATGGCTCGCTGAGGAAGCTCATCTCCGAGGACGATCTTGGCTTCTTCTCGGGTGTGTACTTCTCGGCGATGGCCCCTATCGCCGATTACATGGACCCGAGAATCTATGCCCAGCGATGTCGGGATTACTACCAGGGCTCCGGCAGCAACGCGGTCGCCTTTGGCGCCGTGGCCGCGGGCGTTGCTGCTCTCGGGTCATTCCTATCCCCCAATAGTCACCCGCGGGAGTCTAACCTGGTGCAGTATGCTAAAGCCATTCTCGATGATCCGTCCTCCATGCGCATGCTGAGCATCGACCACATCATCGCGTGGGGCATGCGAGTGTTTTACCTACGGGCCACGACCCGCCCTAATAATGCCTGGGTTGCGTCGTGCACCGCCATGCACCTCTGCGAAGCGGTCGGGCTACACGACGAAGAAAACATACAAAAGATGGCGTCCACCGCCGGCGCCGCTATCCTTGGACATGATGCGGACCGATTGAGGCGAATTTTCTGGATCTCGTGGGCCGGGCACAACATGCTGTCCTATGAGTACGATCGTTCGTCTGTACTGTTTAGGGCCGTGACTTGCCAGGCTATCCTCCCGACATCAGGATCCGTGGCCGACCAGTTCGTGCAAATGGCCCAGATCATCCCGGCGCCGAACTCTCCATTCCACCTCGAATTTCAgccttcaattccaaggGAGGAGCTATCTGAGCGTCTCAGAGCATTGGATAGGCTCCATTTCACACATCCGTTCCTGGTGGTGACTAAGGCGGACCTCGCGTTTTGCTTCTATCGACGCATTTACCAGCTCAAGATGGGCATATCGGACGAGATCATTCAGCTCGTCATTGAGAACGGCAACGCCGCAGTGGAGGCGGCGGAGCAGCTAGCTAACCAGGGTCATCTGTTTTGGAACCTCATCGGCAGCGTCTTCCAATATACCTGCGTCCTGTTGGCCATCGACGCGCCGGCCGCCTCCGTCCACATTGCTGCCGCCTTCAAGGGGTTAGAGAATCTGGTTTACGCTGCCGACACAGGACTGACGCGTAAGGCATTGTCGATGGCGCAGCATCTGCTCAGTCTCAGTATGGCAAAGAAGCGTAAGGAACTTGCCCAGATGGAAGCTGTCGAGGCGAGCTATAAATCCCTCCAGGCGCAGCCGGAATCCGAGGCCATCGCCACTGTGCAAGACATGGGCTGGGGGGAGGACTGGGACCAGTTCCTCATTGAACCATATTTATCTATGCTCGGTCCTGACATGCAATTGGCACAGGGGCAATTGAACATGTATTAA